A region of the Oceanihabitans sp. IOP_32 genome:
TTTTGCACTGCTTTCATACACCAAAAAATAATGCTTATGAAATCAAAATTTTTAGATTTTAGTAATTTTAAAGGCGACCTTACAGGAGGTTTAGTGGCTGGCGTGGTGGCTTTACCCTTAGCACTTGCCTTTGGTGTTCAATCTGGTATGGGCGCCACAGCAGGACTTTACGGCGCCATTATGGTTGGTGTTTTTGCAGCTTTATTTGGTGGGACACCTTCTCAAGCAAGTGGCCCTACGGGACCTATGACGGTTGTTTCTGCTTCTTTGGTTCTAGGAGCTACCCAGCTTACAGGTAGTTTGGAGTCTGCAATGGGAATTATCCTTTTAAGTTTTTTATTAGGCGGAGCGTTACAAATATTTTTTGGCTTAATAAATATTGCTGGCTATGTAAAGTATTTTCCTTATTCGGTCGTGTCTGGCTTTATGAGTGGTGTGGGTTTAATTATTATAATTCTTCAATTATTTCCTTTTGTAGGCCTTTCATCTGCAAAAACAACTTTTGGTGTGATAAAAGATTTGCCAAGACTTTTTTCAGATTTTAATGCTCATGCCCTAATTTTAGGCGTAATAACAGTAATCACTTATTTTGTATTTCCTTATATCACTAAAGTTATTCCAAGTGCCTTAATGGCTCTTGTTGTGGCTACGGTTGCCAATTATTTTCTCGGTTGGGACGTTCCTGTTATTGGTGAAATTCCTTCAGGATTACCAAGTTTACAAATTGGCACCATGTTTAGTAAGATTCCTTCTGATGCCGCTATTTTAATATTCGAGTATGCTGTTGTGCTCGCTGTGCTTGGTAGTATCGATTCGCTGCTCACTTCTGTAATAGCCGATAATATGACGAAAACGCGACATAATAGTAACCGAGAGTTATTAGGACAGGGTATTGGCAATATGATGGCCGCTATTTTTGGAGGTATACCGGGAGCAGGTGCCACAAAAGGTACCGTAGTTAATATTAATGCAGGCGGAAAAACCAAGCTTTCCGGTACTATTCATGGTTTATTTTTATTAGCTGTGTTGTTGGGGCTGGGAACGATTACTGCGTATATTCCTTTATCTGTATTAGCTGGATTGCTTATCCCAATCGGGTTTAATATTATTGACACAAAGGGTCTAAAACATTTAATTAGAATACCTAGGGCAGATGCCGTAGTTTTGGTTTTAGTACTGTTAATTACAACTTTTGGTAGCCTAATTCAAGCCGTTGGTTTAGGTATTGCTTTGGCCTGTATTTTATTTATGAAAAATGCTAGTGATATTGGGGAAAAAGGTATTTCTATGGGCACTATCGAAGATCTAAAAGACGAAAAACCTTGGCAAGATGAGTTGCCGCTTTACAATCAATTTAAAGATAAAGTTTTAATAAAACATTTAAAAGGACCGCTGTTTTTCGGATTTACTACCTATCTTAAAAATCAGGTGGCCAATATGAACGATGATAATATACAGGTTTTAATTATACGCATGGACGAAGTGCCGCTAATCGATCAGTCTGGTCTTTATGCTTTAGAAGATATTATATTCGATTTGGAAAAAAGAGGCATAAAAGTGTTTTTTGTGAATCTGCAAAAACAGCCTTTGGATATTTTAAGATCAATTTATATTATTCCGAATCTGGTTAAGGAAACCCAAGTTTTTAAAACTATCGAAGAAGCATTCGATTATCTAAAAACATATTTAAAAGCTTAATTATAGGCTCTAAACGCATCTCAAATAAGGTATTAACAGAACTAAAGGTTTAGCTTGTTATTTTTCCATCTACCATAGTTAGTTTTCTGTCGGCTAAATTTGCAAGCTCTTCGTTATGTGTAACAATGACAAAGGTTTGTCCAAATTCCTCACGCAGTTTAAAAAATAAGCTGTGTAAGTTATCGGCAGATTCGCTATCTAAATTTCCCGAAGGCTCGTCGGCAAAAATTAAATCTGGTTTATTTATTAAAGCTCTGGCCACAGCAACACGCTGTTGTTCGCCACCAGAAAGTTCGTTGGGTTTATGGTTTTGGCGATGCGATAAGCCTAAAAAACCTAAAAGTTCTTGGGCACGTTTCTCGGCATCTGCTTTTTTAGTGCCTTTTATAAATGCGGGTATACACACGTTTTCTAAAGCTGTAAACTCGGGTAATAGTTGATGAAACTGAAAAATAAATCCGATATTCTCGTTTCTAAACTTCGCTAATGCTTTGTCGTTTAAGGTGTTAATATTGGTATTGTTAATGGAAATATTAAAATCTTCTTTTGGGGCTGCTCTATCTAAAGTACTTAATATTTGTAGAAGTGTTGTTTTACCCGCACCAGATGCCCCAACTATAGAGACGACTTCACCCTTTTTAACATGAATATCGACACCCTTAAGTACGTGTAAATCATTGTAGTATTTATGAATATTATTTGCTTTAATCATAGTAAAAAATTAGGGTGAT
Encoded here:
- a CDS encoding SulP family inorganic anion transporter yields the protein MKSKFLDFSNFKGDLTGGLVAGVVALPLALAFGVQSGMGATAGLYGAIMVGVFAALFGGTPSQASGPTGPMTVVSASLVLGATQLTGSLESAMGIILLSFLLGGALQIFFGLINIAGYVKYFPYSVVSGFMSGVGLIIIILQLFPFVGLSSAKTTFGVIKDLPRLFSDFNAHALILGVITVITYFVFPYITKVIPSALMALVVATVANYFLGWDVPVIGEIPSGLPSLQIGTMFSKIPSDAAILIFEYAVVLAVLGSIDSLLTSVIADNMTKTRHNSNRELLGQGIGNMMAAIFGGIPGAGATKGTVVNINAGGKTKLSGTIHGLFLLAVLLGLGTITAYIPLSVLAGLLIPIGFNIIDTKGLKHLIRIPRADAVVLVLVLLITTFGSLIQAVGLGIALACILFMKNASDIGEKGISMGTIEDLKDEKPWQDELPLYNQFKDKVLIKHLKGPLFFGFTTYLKNQVANMNDDNIQVLIIRMDEVPLIDQSGLYALEDIIFDLEKRGIKVFFVNLQKQPLDILRSIYIIPNLVKETQVFKTIEEAFDYLKTYLKA
- a CDS encoding ABC transporter ATP-binding protein, with protein sequence MIKANNIHKYYNDLHVLKGVDIHVKKGEVVSIVGASGAGKTTLLQILSTLDRAAPKEDFNISINNTNINTLNDKALAKFRNENIGFIFQFHQLLPEFTALENVCIPAFIKGTKKADAEKRAQELLGFLGLSHRQNHKPNELSGGEQQRVAVARALINKPDLIFADEPSGNLDSESADNLHSLFFKLREEFGQTFVIVTHNEELANLADRKLTMVDGKITS